Genomic DNA from Turicibacter faecis:
CCAAACAACAAGCACGCAAGGGTTGACCATAAAGCAATCCATAATGAACGAACAAGCGTCGAAATATAGATTGGACTAAAAAATTTCGTATAATTATTAATCGTAAAGCGAAAAGCCATTGGATTTCCATCGCTTGGATCAATGACACTGTATAAGAAAATTAATAACATTGGAATAATGATAATAATAGAAATCCAGACAATGTATGGATAACTTAACCGTTTTGTTGATTCATGCATAATTAAATTCCTACCTCCATGACATGAATATCAGCCGGTGCAACCATCATCCCAACCACTGATCCAACTTCAGCACTTTGTGTACTATGGACAATGTATTCTCGACCCTCTACCATGACGATAATTTCATAATGAACCCCTTTAAAGATGACACTATCAACCACCCCAGTAAAGGCTCCCTTCTCTTTATCAACAATTTGTAAATCTTCCGGACGAATAACAACTTCAACTGCTTCATTAGGATTATATCCACGATCAACACATTCAAATATATGCCCTTCAAATTCTACTTTATAGTCCTCAATCATTGTCGCATTGACAATATTACTTTCACCAATGAAATTAGCCACAAAGCGATTACGTGGTTCATTGTAGATATCCACTGGTGTCCCAATTTGTTGAATTAACCCATCGTTCAATACGACAATTGTATCTGACATCGTTAAAGCCTCTTCCTGGTCATGTGTAACGAAGATAAAGGTAATTCCCATCTCACGTTGAATCTCTTTTAATTCATATTGCATGTCTTGACGTAACTTTAAATCTAGCGCACCAAGGGGTTCATCAAGTAATAAAACTTTAGGACGATTAACAAGTGCGCGAGCAATCGCAATACGTTGCTGTTGTCCTCCAGATAATGAGTCGATCCGACGATTCGCAAAATCTGTAAGTTTAATCATTTTTAACATTCGGTTTACACGTTCTGTAATTTCCTTTTCTGGAACATTTTTCATTCTTAAACCAAACGCAATATTGTCAAACACATTTAAATGTGGAAATAACGCATACTTTTGAAAAACGGTATTTATTTCTCTCTTATAAGACGGTATTTGAATTAAGTCTTTTCCTTTAAAGATAACCTCCCCTGAAGTCGGTGTATCAAACCCACCAATAATTCGAAGTAACGTTGTTTTACCGCACCCAGACGGACCTAATAACGTTACAAACTCATTTTCATGAATGGTTAAATCAATCCCCTTTAAGATAATATCCCCATCATATTCTTTCGTTAAATTTTTAATTTCAATTAACGGTGTTTTTGTCACACGAAACTCCTCCTTAAATCAAACTAAAATGTTGGTGGGGTTGACACCCAAAGAACAGATGCACATTTATCTGAATTATTCTTTAATTTATGATCCACATCAGCTTTATAATAAAAACTTTCACCTTGTCGAACCTTATACCGTTCTGTGCCGAGTACCAACTCAACCTCACCTTCTAAAACATACCCAAACTCTTCACCGTGATGAGGCTCATCATCATAAGACATTCCGCCTGGTTGAAGATCAATAATAATAGGTTCCATCTCATTTTTTTGAGCATTAGGAATAATCCAACGAATGGTCATATCGTAATCCGGCTCTTCTTTTATAAAAACGTCCTCTTGTTGAAATACAATTTTTTCATCCTTTTTTTCGTCGGCAAAAAATTCGCCAAGTGTTGTTCCTAAAGCCTCTAAAATGTCAACCAGCGTTGCAATGGATGGGGAAGCCAAGTCGCGTTCTACTTGAGAAATATAACCCTTTGTCAGCTCTGTACGATCAGCTAATTCCTCTTGGGTCAGTTGAAGTTCCATTCGTAAACGTCTTATTTTCCCTCCTATAATCATCTTAACACCTCGATCCCTCTCTAAACTATTTGTTTACTTTTAATAAACCACATTTAATTATAATGAGAATAAATTTTTTGTCAATATCTATCTAAAAAATATATTTTTTTCTTCCCCTTAAAAAGAGAAATATTTGAATCTGCCGTTACATCTTCCATCCCCCTTTTTATTTTTTGGATTTCCCGTCATTCTATACAAAAAAATCCTAGGAATAAAGTCCTAGGATTTTTTGTCTTATTCAGCGTTACGCTTACGTTTATCGAATTTTTTACGCTCGTTTGTATCTAAAATTTTCTTACGTAAACGAACAGAAGTTGGTGTAATTTCTACTAATTCATCTTCATTAATATATTCTAATGCATACTCTAATGTAATTAAACGTGGTTTTTTCAAGACAACCGTGTTATCTTTCCCCGCTGAACGGCAGTTTGTTAATTGTTTTGCACGTGTAACATTTACTGCTAAATCTAAATCTTTATTATTTTCTCCAACGATCATACCTTCATAAACAGCTGCTCCTGGCTCAATGAACATGATTCCACGATCTTCAAGTCCCATTAATCCATAATTCGTCGATTTTCCATTTTCCATTGAGACTAACGCACCATTTTTACGCTCTCCAACAGATCCTTTTTCCATCGGACGGTAGTCTGAGAAGGTATGGTTAATAATTCCATATCCTTTAGTCAACGTTAAGAATTCTGTCATAAATCCGATTAATGCACGAGATGGCACATCATAAATTAAACGTACTTGTCCGTTTTCATTATGAATCATGTTTTGCAATTGACCTTTACGGTATCCCATCGCCTCAATGACGCTACCTACGTGTTCCTCTGGCGTTTCAATTTGAACGTATTCATAGGGTTCACATAAAACACCATCAATTTCACGAATAATAACTTCAGGTTTTGAAACTTCTAATTCAAATCCTTCGCGACGCATATTTTCAAGTAAGATTGATAAATGAAGTTCCCCACGTCCTGAAACAACCCATTCCTCTTTTGTTCCGACACGCTCAACTACTAACGAAACATCTCGTTGTGTTTCACGATACAAGCGTTCATCAATTTTTGAAGCCGTTACATGTTTTCCTTCTTGTCCTGAGAATGGTGATGAATTCGTCGAGAACGTCATTTTTAATGTTGGTTCATCGATGTGTAAAATAGGTAAAGCTTCTTCTTTTCCAATCTCACATACAGTTTCCCCAACGTTGATATCAGGTAACCCTGCGATAGCTACGATATCTCCAGCTTGTGCCGATTCAATTTCAACACGTTTTAATCCTAAAAAACCAAATAATTTCGTTACACGGAATTGTTGCACACTTCCGTCTAAGCGACAGATTGACACCATTTGATTAACATTCATTGTTCCACGTACGATACGCCCGATTCCAATACGTCCTACATAGTCATTATAGTCTAACAACGCTGGTTGGAATTGTAATGTCCCATTTGGATCCATCCCTGGGTCTGGAATATTTTCTAAAATAGATTCAAAAATAGCTTCCATGTTTTCTTCTTGATCAGCAGGGTTAGAGCTTAAACTTGCTGTCCCATTTAACGCTGAACAATAAACGACTGGGAACTCTAATTGATCATCATCAGCACCTAATTCAATAAATAATTCTAATACTTCATCTACAACTTCTTCTGGACGAGCTGCTGGACGGTCAATTTTATTGACAACAACAATCGGTGTTAATTTTTGCTCTAACGCTTTCTTTAAAACGAAACGAGTTTGTGGCATCGTCCCCTCATAAGCATCAACCACAAGTAAAACACCATCAACCATGTTCATAATACGCTCAACCTCACCGGCAAAATCGGCATGTCCTGGCGTATCTAAAATGTTAATTCGGTAGTCTTTATAATCAATGGCCGTATTTTTAGCTAAAATTGTAATTCCACGCTCACGCTCAAGATCATTTGAATCCATTACGCGTTCAGCAACTGCCTCATTCTCACGGAACGTCCCCGCCTGACGTAATAATTGGTCCACTAACGTCGTTTTTCCGTGATCGACGTGGGCAATAATCGCAATGTTTTTAATATTCATATAGTCACCTCTGACTGAGTATTTTTTAATTTGTCCTGAAATATTATACAACAAAACATACGATTCTGTATCAAATTTTGACTTAAAAATATGAAAAAATTTTCAAAGCCTTTTCATTTTCACAGATTGAGAATAAATAACTCTAACGCTAGCTCCTTATCTAAGATCCCCGTTTTTATTTTATAATCCATATCCGCTAATTGAATTAAATATTTTTTTAAAACTTTAGGGTTAAAATGATGGGACTGACTGTGAATTAACTTCACACGATAGGGATGAACGTTTAACGTCTTTGCAATATCAGCCTCACGATATCCCTGTTGACTTAACTCAATGACTTGTGACATTAAACGAAATTGATTCGCGATTAAGATTAATAGCTTTAATGGCTCTTCATTTTGTGTCATTAAATCCTCATAAATTAAAAACGCCTCTTCAATCTTGCGCTTCGCCAATGCATCCGTTAATAAGAACACATTATCCTCTAATTGTCTCGCTACAAGGACATGAATGACCTCTACTGTTAACACTTTAGAAGGAGCATCCATAAAATAAATGATAATCTTTTCAATTTCCTGCAACAGCGTATCAATCTTCGCATGCGTAAGCCTAATTAATAAGTCTAAAACCCCTGGTTCACATTCAACCCCTTCTTTTTCTAGCTTTTGCTTTGCCCACTCTTTTAATGAGGCCTCCGAATAAGTCTCAAACGTAAAGACCTCTGACTTTTTCTTAAGTAATTTAACTAATTTTTTACGATCATCTAACTTATCATACGGAGCATATATAATTAAAATATTATCCGTTTTAGGATGTTCTAACACGTCCATTAACACGTTTAGATCATGGGGTTGCTCCCCTTTTCCCTCTTTTGTTGTTAAGAAAACGGGGTTTTTAATAATAATTGCCTTTTTAGGACTTAAAAAGGCAACGGTCTGTAAATCAAAAATTGCCTTTTGAATCGTTGTTTCGCGCATATCGTAAGAAATTGCATCGAAAGAATTAATTTGATGCTTATCCAATAACTCGTGTATTTTTTTCTCACATAAAACAACCTGTTCGCCAATTATCGTATAAATCGCCATAGTGTCACCTCGAATTTATTTTAACATAAAAAAGAAAAGACCCTTGATTTATTTCCCTATTTTTATAGTTTTATTTTAAATTCAGTGAACGATATGGGGTGTTTTTTTATAAATAAAATTTTTAGAGAATTGTCTAATTTTTTATTTTTTATATTATTTCTCATTAGGGCGCTCATAAATTTGACGATAAAAAAAACTAATGATGTGTTTTTCGCTTATCATTAGTTTTTATGTTGATAGTTTCCTCTCTTCGCTCATTCCTTTCATTCTAGCTAAATAATTAATGTATTTTCTAATTATTTGATTTTATTATTCACGAATAGCTGTGTGTAAATTAGGCCTTCCGCTTCGAATTTTTACTTGGATACTTCCATGATCCTGTGTATTTAACATCGGAATTTCTAACTGTTTATGTGTTTCTAATACCTCCGAACTTGGATGGCGATACCGGTTGTTTTTCCCACTAGAAATAATCGTTAGTTGCGGTTGAAGTCGTGTTAAAAAAGCGTGCGAATTAGATGTTTTAGAGCCATGATGTGCCGCCTTATAAATATCAGCCCTTAAATTAGGGTATTGCCTTAAAATTTCCGCTTCAACCTGTGCACTTACATCCCCTGTAAATAAAAAGGTAACTTGATCGAGGGTTACTTTCATCACAAGTGACTTATCATTTTCATTGTCTTTAGGGGTATCCGGTTGTAAAAAGGTGATTTCCTGGTTCCCGCATCGCACTTTTTCTCCTTGCTCTGGCGATAAAAGCAAAACGCCTAGCCGTTTTGCAACTTGGGTAATCTCTCTTAGATGATCACTTGTAGTATTTTTGGGGATAACAAGATACTTTACCTCAAAACGCTCGAGTAGGGAGATTGCCTCACCGACATGATCAAAATCACCATGGGTCAAAATCAAATAATCAATTTGACGAACCCCTTCTCCAAGTAAATAGGGTTCTAGTGTTCGCTCAAACAAAGCGATTTTTTCTCCCGTAAATGATACTTTTCCGCCTGTATCGATGACGGTGGTACACATTTGAAAAGGAGATTGCATCACCATACTATCGCCCTGTCCTACATCTACAAAAGTTACTTGGCTATCTGTCTTTAAGATCCGCTCCCCTTCTAAAATTAAAACAACACCTAGTAAAATCAAACATACACTTTTCCGCTTCACTCTTGGCTTTTCTAACAGCCACGCGACTAACACCAACAAGATAATAATGAACACAACAGATGTTAAATGAAGCTGCCCGATTATCCAGTTAAATTTTAAAAATTGTTCACTTATTAGAATAATCTTCTCAAACAACGTTAATAAATACTCGATAATTGTAGCCAGTGGTGGAATCCATAAGGTTAAAAGGAGCAATGGAATTAATAGGCTACTAACGATAGGGACTAAGCACAAGTTAGCCACGTACCCCGCTAAATTTATTTCATAACTGAGAAACAGTTGAATCGGTAACACCGCTAATTGGGCGATCAGCGGAACGAAGAGAAAAATAAATTTTCCACTGATTCGCTTCATCATTGATTGAGAGACGATTAAACAAAACGTGAGCCAATAAGAATAAATAAACCCAGTCTGATAAACCTGAAGGGGAAATAAAATAAAATTAATAAGAAATATCAAAGAAAATAAATCTAACGATGAAAATCCCCATCCCATTCGTTGATTCAGACGTGCTAAAATGGCCATTCCACCAGCACGCACAATGGAAGGACTAGCTCCACTTAATATCATAAATCCAACTAATAGAATAATTATTAAACTATCGGCCAGCTCCATCACGATGCCCACTCGTTTAAACATATATCCTACAATCCCTATAAGTAATCCCACATGAAGACCGCTTACAGCAAATAAATGTATAATTCCTAGATTAGAGTATCCTTCACTCATAGCCTCATCTAAGCCATCCCTTACTCCTAAAAACCAGGCTTGTATATAGGTGGCCGTTCGGGTAGGATAATGCTCCTCTACCCAGTTGGCTACTTGGCGCTGGTACTGCCTTGCACTCCATTCATGATCAATGACGCGCGTCTGATTTAAATAAACCGTTCCCCTCATCCCATTCGTGTATAAATAATTTTTAAAATCGAACCCGTGAAAGACACGGGGAGGCTCAGCCATTGAAGCCTCCTGATTCACCTCAATCCAATCACCAGGTAAAAGTCGAGGTTGTTCTGCCTGAAGGGTTAAATAAAAATACCCCGATTTCGTCCAAATCTTTGCCGTCTGCTTATTAGAATCTTGCTTTTTCACCTCAATAACCTTAGCATGTTCAATATGAAGAGGTTCAGTTGATCCATCTAAACTCTGAATTCCTGCCACTTCCATATAAATAACGGCTATTCCCCCTAGGAGGAAATAAATCCAGTATGTCTTAGGAAATCGTTTCAAATAGACAAAACACACCGGAAGAAGTAAAAAAACACCCTCCTTTATGAATAATGCGACAATAATAATCAATACAAAATAAATCAAATGCTGTCGTAATTTAAAGTTCAAGATAATCACGCAACTTTTCTAATGTTTTTTCCCCAATTCCTGTTACATTTATTAAGTCCTCAATCGACTTAAATGTTCCAAATTCTTCACGATAATCAATAATGGCACTCGCCTTCGCCGGACCAATGCCCGGAAGAGTTTGTAATTCAGCTAAACTTGCTCTATTTAACGAAACCTGTTGCTCCTTTTGGGCTCCAGCTTCTATTGGCGTCTCCTCCTCGTCAACATGCGGAATATAAATAACCATTTCATCTTTTACCTTCTCAGCTAAATTAACGACATTGACATTGGCCGTCTCTAAAAAACCACCTGCTAATTCAATGACATCGTGCACACGACATGAGGGATCAATTTCATAAATTCCCGGTGCCTTTACTTCACCCTTTAGGTCAACCGTATAAACAGAGGGTTCTAAACTAGAGGAATCACTCTCTATCTCTTTCTCAACGTCCTCATACGGCGTCAAAGGAAGCTCCTGCGTTTCTTCTGGTTGCTTAATAAAAATAAATAGGATGACGGCTAATAGGATACCCCCGATAATCATTAATTGTTTTTTCATTAAATCACCTCATCTTAAAATACGCTTAATTTATCTCATTTCCTTTTATAAAAATTAGAAAAAACACTATCCTCCCAAAAAGGAAGATAGTGTTAGACATGGTTTATAGTAAAGGGGTTCCTGATAAACGAACAATTGAGAGATACCCAGCTGATCCAGCCTGTTGACTATTTACTACTCGAATTGCTCGTTGAGTCGTATTTTTAATTATGAAGTTAATTCCTTCATCCTCAACATAAAAGCAATAAAACACATTTAATACAGGGGTTGAATGCGTTCCACGTAGACAAGTGTAATCGCTATATGGTGCCGCTAATGGACTTGGAAATCCACCAGGTCGAGTAAAGGTAAGTCCTAATCCATAAGTTGAAACACCCGCTGCTATTGGATATCCTGGATTTAACGGCCCACTTGGGTAAAGTTGGATAGTCGATGCTAGTAGATAAACCCCTGGCTGACTTATAGTGAAAGTCCCTGTATCCTCATTGTATCGAATCCAAGGAAATTCCCAAACACCATTCCAAATAGGACCCCATCCATCAACCGGTGTTCCATTCGCAATTTCTTTTCCGCCAGATTCAAAATCCGGTTGATCTAGAACATACTGTGCAATACCTACCGCACTTGGACCCGTTGGCCCCGTCGCTCCGGTTAACCCGCGTGGTCCTTCAGGTCCCGTCGGTCCGGTTGGTCCTCTTAATCCTCGAGGTCCTTGTTGACCCATTTGACCTGGTTGTCCCTGTGGCCCCTGTTGACCCACCGCTCCCTGTGGTCCTTGTTGACCCTCTGGCCCTTGTGGTCCTTGTTGACCCTCTGGTCCTTGTGGTCCGGTTGGCCCGGTTAATCCGCGTGGTCCTTCGGGTCCCGTTGGTCCTGTCGCCCCGGTTAACCCGCGG
This window encodes:
- the potA gene encoding spermidine/putrescine ABC transporter ATP-binding protein, which translates into the protein MTKTPLIEIKNLTKEYDGDIILKGIDLTIHENEFVTLLGPSGCGKTTLLRIIGGFDTPTSGEVIFKGKDLIQIPSYKREINTVFQKYALFPHLNVFDNIAFGLRMKNVPEKEITERVNRMLKMIKLTDFANRRIDSLSGGQQQRIAIARALVNRPKVLLLDEPLGALDLKLRQDMQYELKEIQREMGITFIFVTHDQEEALTMSDTIVVLNDGLIQQIGTPVDIYNEPRNRFVANFIGESNIVNATMIEDYKVEFEGHIFECVDRGYNPNEAVEVVIRPEDLQIVDKEKGAFTGVVDSVIFKGVHYEIIVMVEGREYIVHSTQSAEVGSVVGMMVAPADIHVMEVGI
- a CDS encoding helix-turn-helix domain-containing protein, which translates into the protein MIIGGKIRRLRMELQLTQEELADRTELTKGYISQVERDLASPSIATLVDILEALGTTLGEFFADEKKDEKIVFQQEDVFIKEEPDYDMTIRWIIPNAQKNEMEPIIIDLQPGGMSYDDEPHHGEEFGYVLEGEVELVLGTERYKVRQGESFYYKADVDHKLKNNSDKCASVLWVSTPPTF
- the typA gene encoding translational GTPase TypA; the encoded protein is MNIKNIAIIAHVDHGKTTLVDQLLRQAGTFRENEAVAERVMDSNDLERERGITILAKNTAIDYKDYRINILDTPGHADFAGEVERIMNMVDGVLLVVDAYEGTMPQTRFVLKKALEQKLTPIVVVNKIDRPAARPEEVVDEVLELFIELGADDDQLEFPVVYCSALNGTASLSSNPADQEENMEAIFESILENIPDPGMDPNGTLQFQPALLDYNDYVGRIGIGRIVRGTMNVNQMVSICRLDGSVQQFRVTKLFGFLGLKRVEIESAQAGDIVAIAGLPDINVGETVCEIGKEEALPILHIDEPTLKMTFSTNSSPFSGQEGKHVTASKIDERLYRETQRDVSLVVERVGTKEEWVVSGRGELHLSILLENMRREGFELEVSKPEVIIREIDGVLCEPYEYVQIETPEEHVGSVIEAMGYRKGQLQNMIHNENGQVRLIYDVPSRALIGFMTEFLTLTKGYGIINHTFSDYRPMEKGSVGERKNGALVSMENGKSTNYGLMGLEDRGIMFIEPGAAVYEGMIVGENNKDLDLAVNVTRAKQLTNCRSAGKDNTVVLKKPRLITLEYALEYINEDELVEITPTSVRLRKKILDTNERKKFDKRKRNAE
- the holA gene encoding DNA polymerase III subunit delta yields the protein MAIYTIIGEQVVLCEKKIHELLDKHQINSFDAISYDMRETTIQKAIFDLQTVAFLSPKKAIIIKNPVFLTTKEGKGEQPHDLNVLMDVLEHPKTDNILIIYAPYDKLDDRKKLVKLLKKKSEVFTFETYSEASLKEWAKQKLEKEGVECEPGVLDLLIRLTHAKIDTLLQEIEKIIIYFMDAPSKVLTVEVIHVLVARQLEDNVFLLTDALAKRKIEEAFLIYEDLMTQNEEPLKLLILIANQFRLMSQVIELSQQGYREADIAKTLNVHPYRVKLIHSQSHHFNPKVLKKYLIQLADMDYKIKTGILDKELALELFILNL
- a CDS encoding DNA internalization-related competence protein ComEC/Rec2 codes for the protein MNFKLRQHLIYFVLIIIVALFIKEGVFLLLPVCFVYLKRFPKTYWIYFLLGGIAVIYMEVAGIQSLDGSTEPLHIEHAKVIEVKKQDSNKQTAKIWTKSGYFYLTLQAEQPRLLPGDWIEVNQEASMAEPPRVFHGFDFKNYLYTNGMRGTVYLNQTRVIDHEWSARQYQRQVANWVEEHYPTRTATYIQAWFLGVRDGLDEAMSEGYSNLGIIHLFAVSGLHVGLLIGIVGYMFKRVGIVMELADSLIIILLVGFMILSGASPSIVRAGGMAILARLNQRMGWGFSSLDLFSLIFLINFILFPLQVYQTGFIYSYWLTFCLIVSQSMMKRISGKFIFLFVPLIAQLAVLPIQLFLSYEINLAGYVANLCLVPIVSSLLIPLLLLTLWIPPLATIIEYLLTLFEKIILISEQFLKFNWIIGQLHLTSVVFIIILLVLVAWLLEKPRVKRKSVCLILLGVVLILEGERILKTDSQVTFVDVGQGDSMVMQSPFQMCTTVIDTGGKVSFTGEKIALFERTLEPYLLGEGVRQIDYLILTHGDFDHVGEAISLLERFEVKYLVIPKNTTSDHLREITQVAKRLGVLLLSPEQGEKVRCGNQEITFLQPDTPKDNENDKSLVMKVTLDQVTFLFTGDVSAQVEAEILRQYPNLRADIYKAAHHGSKTSNSHAFLTRLQPQLTIISSGKNNRYRHPSSEVLETHKQLEIPMLNTQDHGSIQVKIRSGRPNLHTAIRE
- a CDS encoding helix-hairpin-helix domain-containing protein — its product is MKKQLMIIGGILLAVILFIFIKQPEETQELPLTPYEDVEKEIESDSSSLEPSVYTVDLKGEVKAPGIYEIDPSCRVHDVIELAGGFLETANVNVVNLAEKVKDEMVIYIPHVDEEETPIEAGAQKEQQVSLNRASLAELQTLPGIGPAKASAIIDYREEFGTFKSIEDLINVTGIGEKTLEKLRDYLEL